A single Sphingosinicella sp. BN140058 DNA region contains:
- a CDS encoding helicase-related protein, which yields MKTETSTLAIQYRLFEFDEQQAAPGGSAGKTPARPAPTLTVVQPPAPLAAAVPQDFSLAGGRALAPTWLARARDNLDAIKVLRTLEAEGRAATAAEQARLAKFVGFGATELACNIFAHPRHGFRPGWEGLGQELVDLTSPVELQGLMRATQFAHYTPETIVRAMWAAVGQMGFAGGQILEPGCGSGLFMALRPAALDDASIFMGVENDPITAGVAKALFPNQVIRSEDFTKVALPDDFDLAIGNPPFSSLSVRNKTALGRLRLSLHDFFIARSIEALRPGGLGIFVTSRYTMDKSDARAREHISSMADFLGAVRLPRKAMLDEAGTEVVVDILLFRRRGDWDPDQSPAWLEVNDVPNSDAGEGPLRVNRYFLDHPTAVLGQHSWTSGQFGPEYTCNAPANFDLATDLAAAIATVVAPHAGRYVSRPAGQTPSLADKDSLAISAMQAGDHAALRESSYVIENDVLFQIVGGMPTRVSVKSGRGGLGLYPKHAAIIRRLIPIRDGARAVLRAQQFDEPYQDLQSELAKHYRAFTKAFGPINKTITTHRVDPETGTSTEVQRRPNLQPFMEDPDVWLVSSIEEYDEERDAGAPGPIFYDRVIHAPSVADVQSAGDALAVSLHETGRVDLSLISSLLGISETDALAELGDAVFLDPGQTTPDRDVWITADEALSGPVRTNLAITKQIAALDRRFERNVEALEAVQPVDLKPSDITARLGAPWIPTSDIETFIAEVMDVRTQVYHTVEIASWTVNKNPFLGQASAMSTWGTGRRGADDLLEDALNSCIPKIWDVWRDSEGEHRELNVKETEAAKEKLAAIRSAFEKWVWQDSDRADRLVRTYNDLYNNLVIRQFDGRHLTLPGASNTIQLRDHQKRAIWRVIAAGSTYIAHSVGSGKTFSLAAIVMEQKRLGLVSKPMVAVPNHCLAQMAREWLMLYPTARILVADETNFARPKRQRFLARAATGNWDAIIITHDAFKFIPTPTAFEENLIDDQIESFTSLIQDLDSNDRVSRKRLERMKQGMRAKLELLKARKDDLVHIGEIGIDQILVDEAHLFRKLSFATNQSDLKGIDPDGSQRAWDLYVKSLYLDTINDGRALVLASGTPITNTLGEMFTIQRYLQPVALAQRGIHEFDAWAANFGETRTELELQPSGSYKPVTRFSEFVNVADLMAMYRSVADVVLKDDLRQHVKLPVIKGGKREIVVAPSGEPFKDYQKFLAARIKAIENRTGAVQKGDDIILSVIGDGRHSAIDLRFVIPGAANDPDNKLNTLVANVFEIYQRTSDQRYQDPETGKPYPLAGAVQMIFSDLGTENALNTRGFSAYTWIRDELIRLGVPADEIAFMQNYKKTAAKQRLFNDLNNGRKRIILGSTATMGTGVNAQQRLKALHHLDVPWLPADIEQREGRIERQGNQHDEIEIYAYALRGSIDATSWQMLERKARFIALAMSGDRSIRRLEDVGSDANQFALAKALASGDERLMKKAGLEAEIARLQRLRDAHIDDQFNVRRTIDSSRRAIVAWTRDIANLEHDIARRVSTKADSFRFRMDEVVHTERKAAGDIIISRARLMQKNGTVGAFPTGSIGGFDLELVGEQARYGYGDKPSAKRDVDVELRVLTTGSPARINITSKSNPLGTIAQIENVIRELDGDLSRAHLALQREERRLPAFEARVDQPFTEAAELTDKLAELAELEADLARSVEEPANDDEAPADDMDQAALAA from the coding sequence ATGAAAACCGAAACTTCGACGCTCGCGATCCAGTACCGGCTCTTCGAGTTCGATGAGCAGCAGGCCGCCCCGGGTGGCTCGGCGGGCAAAACTCCCGCGCGCCCGGCTCCGACGCTAACCGTCGTTCAGCCGCCCGCCCCCCTTGCTGCGGCGGTTCCGCAAGACTTCTCCCTTGCTGGTGGCCGAGCGCTGGCTCCAACGTGGCTCGCTCGTGCCCGGGACAACCTCGACGCCATCAAAGTTCTGAGGACGCTCGAGGCGGAGGGGCGCGCCGCCACAGCTGCCGAGCAAGCTCGCCTTGCTAAATTTGTCGGCTTCGGCGCGACTGAGCTCGCCTGCAACATCTTCGCTCATCCGCGTCATGGCTTCCGTCCGGGATGGGAAGGGCTCGGCCAGGAGCTTGTCGACCTCACGAGCCCCGTCGAACTGCAGGGCCTGATGCGCGCGACCCAATTCGCACACTACACGCCAGAGACAATCGTCCGCGCAATGTGGGCCGCGGTCGGACAGATGGGGTTCGCCGGGGGCCAGATCCTGGAGCCTGGCTGCGGGAGTGGCCTCTTCATGGCCCTCCGCCCCGCCGCTCTCGACGACGCGTCCATCTTCATGGGGGTCGAAAACGACCCGATTACCGCAGGCGTCGCCAAGGCCCTGTTCCCCAACCAGGTGATCCGCAGCGAGGACTTCACCAAAGTCGCACTGCCGGATGATTTTGACCTCGCGATCGGCAATCCGCCCTTTTCCTCCCTTTCCGTTCGCAACAAGACGGCGCTTGGGCGGCTGCGGCTTTCGCTGCACGACTTCTTCATCGCAAGGTCCATCGAGGCGCTGCGCCCCGGTGGATTGGGCATCTTCGTTACTTCCCGCTATACAATGGACAAGTCGGACGCGAGGGCCCGCGAGCACATTTCCTCCATGGCCGACTTCCTCGGCGCCGTTCGACTGCCGCGTAAAGCCATGCTCGACGAAGCTGGCACTGAAGTCGTCGTCGACATCCTGCTCTTCCGGCGGCGCGGCGACTGGGATCCAGACCAAAGCCCCGCGTGGCTTGAGGTCAACGATGTCCCGAACTCCGATGCCGGAGAAGGCCCACTCCGCGTCAATCGTTACTTCCTCGACCACCCCACGGCGGTGCTGGGTCAGCACAGCTGGACCAGTGGCCAGTTCGGGCCAGAATACACCTGCAACGCCCCTGCCAACTTCGATCTCGCAACCGACCTGGCGGCGGCGATCGCGACCGTGGTCGCGCCCCACGCCGGGCGCTACGTTTCCCGGCCGGCGGGACAAACCCCATCGCTGGCGGACAAGGACAGCCTCGCCATCAGTGCGATGCAAGCAGGAGACCACGCTGCTCTGAGAGAAAGCAGCTACGTCATCGAGAACGACGTGCTCTTCCAGATCGTCGGTGGCATGCCCACCCGCGTCAGCGTGAAATCTGGCCGTGGCGGGCTCGGCCTCTACCCGAAGCACGCGGCCATCATCCGGAGGCTCATCCCAATTCGCGACGGCGCCCGGGCGGTCCTCCGCGCCCAGCAATTCGACGAGCCTTACCAAGACCTCCAGTCCGAGCTCGCGAAGCACTACCGTGCGTTCACGAAAGCCTTCGGCCCGATCAACAAGACGATCACGACCCATCGGGTCGACCCCGAGACCGGCACGTCGACAGAGGTCCAGCGCCGGCCGAACCTCCAGCCGTTCATGGAGGATCCCGACGTCTGGCTCGTCTCTTCGATCGAGGAGTATGATGAAGAACGCGATGCCGGGGCGCCGGGCCCCATCTTCTACGATCGCGTCATCCACGCTCCGAGTGTCGCCGACGTCCAATCGGCCGGCGATGCACTTGCCGTCTCACTTCACGAGACGGGTCGCGTCGACCTTTCTCTGATCAGCAGCCTGCTCGGCATCAGCGAAACCGACGCTCTCGCAGAGCTTGGTGACGCCGTCTTCCTCGATCCTGGGCAGACGACCCCTGATCGAGACGTCTGGATCACCGCCGATGAAGCACTTTCCGGGCCCGTCCGCACTAACCTCGCCATCACGAAGCAGATTGCGGCCCTCGATCGCCGCTTCGAACGTAACGTAGAGGCTCTTGAAGCAGTTCAACCCGTCGATCTGAAGCCCAGCGACATCACGGCTCGGCTTGGCGCGCCCTGGATCCCGACAAGCGACATTGAAACGTTCATCGCTGAAGTGATGGACGTTCGGACCCAGGTCTACCACACGGTCGAGATCGCCTCGTGGACGGTGAACAAGAACCCGTTCCTCGGCCAGGCCAGCGCCATGTCGACGTGGGGCACGGGCCGCCGTGGCGCGGACGACCTCCTCGAGGACGCTCTCAACTCCTGCATCCCGAAGATTTGGGATGTCTGGCGCGACAGCGAGGGCGAACACCGCGAGCTCAACGTCAAGGAGACGGAAGCCGCGAAGGAGAAGCTCGCCGCCATCCGCTCCGCCTTCGAGAAGTGGGTCTGGCAAGACTCGGACCGGGCTGACCGCTTGGTCAGGACCTACAACGACCTCTACAACAATCTCGTGATCCGGCAATTCGATGGCCGGCACCTGACGCTGCCTGGTGCGTCAAACACCATCCAATTGCGCGATCACCAGAAGCGGGCCATCTGGCGCGTGATCGCGGCCGGTTCGACCTACATCGCGCACTCCGTCGGCTCGGGGAAAACCTTCAGCCTCGCGGCCATTGTGATGGAGCAAAAGCGGCTCGGGCTTGTCTCGAAGCCAATGGTCGCAGTGCCGAACCACTGCCTCGCGCAAATGGCTCGCGAGTGGCTCATGCTCTACCCGACAGCCCGCATTCTGGTGGCAGACGAGACCAACTTCGCTCGGCCCAAGCGCCAGCGCTTCCTCGCCCGCGCTGCAACGGGGAACTGGGACGCCATCATCATCACCCATGACGCGTTCAAGTTCATCCCGACGCCCACGGCGTTTGAAGAGAACTTGATCGACGATCAGATCGAAAGCTTCACCAGCCTCATCCAGGATCTCGATTCCAACGATCGAGTCTCGCGCAAGCGTCTGGAGCGCATGAAGCAAGGCATGCGCGCGAAGCTCGAGCTGCTCAAAGCCCGCAAGGACGATCTCGTTCACATCGGCGAGATCGGCATCGATCAGATCCTGGTCGACGAAGCGCACCTCTTCAGGAAGCTGAGCTTCGCCACCAACCAGTCGGATCTCAAGGGCATCGATCCGGATGGCTCCCAGCGAGCCTGGGACCTCTACGTCAAAAGCCTCTACCTCGACACGATCAATGACGGGCGGGCGCTTGTCCTCGCCTCGGGAACCCCGATCACGAACACGCTCGGGGAGATGTTCACGATCCAGCGCTACCTACAGCCCGTTGCTCTTGCCCAGCGGGGCATCCACGAGTTTGATGCATGGGCCGCGAACTTCGGCGAGACACGAACCGAGCTCGAGCTGCAGCCGAGCGGCAGCTACAAGCCGGTCACGCGCTTCTCGGAGTTTGTGAACGTAGCCGACCTGATGGCCATGTACCGCAGCGTCGCGGACGTGGTGTTGAAGGACGACCTGCGCCAGCACGTGAAGCTGCCTGTGATCAAGGGCGGCAAGCGCGAGATCGTTGTCGCCCCCTCTGGCGAGCCGTTCAAGGACTATCAGAAGTTTCTGGCCGCCCGGATCAAGGCGATCGAGAACCGGACTGGAGCCGTTCAGAAGGGCGACGACATCATCCTCTCTGTGATTGGCGACGGCCGGCACTCCGCCATCGATCTCCGCTTCGTCATCCCAGGTGCCGCGAACGATCCGGACAACAAGCTCAACACCCTCGTCGCTAACGTCTTCGAGATCTACCAACGCACGAGCGACCAACGCTACCAGGATCCGGAGACCGGCAAGCCCTACCCCTTGGCCGGCGCGGTCCAGATGATCTTCTCCGATCTCGGCACAGAAAACGCTCTCAACACCCGCGGCTTTTCCGCTTACACCTGGATTCGCGACGAACTCATCCGTCTCGGCGTGCCGGCGGACGAAATCGCCTTCATGCAGAACTACAAGAAGACGGCCGCCAAGCAGCGCCTCTTCAACGACCTCAACAATGGCCGCAAACGGATCATTCTCGGCTCGACGGCGACGATGGGCACTGGCGTCAATGCTCAGCAACGGCTGAAGGCGCTCCACCACCTCGATGTGCCGTGGCTTCCCGCCGACATCGAGCAACGGGAGGGGCGGATCGAGCGCCAAGGCAACCAGCACGACGAGATCGAGATCTACGCGTACGCGCTGCGCGGCTCCATCGACGCAACAAGCTGGCAGATGCTCGAGCGCAAAGCTCGTTTCATCGCACTTGCCATGTCTGGCGACCGTTCCATTCGTCGCCTCGAGGACGTCGGATCCGACGCCAACCAGTTCGCTCTCGCCAAAGCCCTGGCCTCAGGCGACGAGCGGCTCATGAAGAAGGCGGGCCTGGAAGCCGAAATCGCTCGCCTCCAGAGACTGCGGGATGCTCATATCGACGACCAGTTCAATGTCCGCCGAACGATCGATTCGTCTCGTCGAGCAATCGTCGCCTGGACGCGAGACATCGCGAATCTGGAGCACGACATCGCGCGGCGTGTCTCGACCAAAGCGGACAGCTTCCGCTTCCGCATGGACGAGGTCGTGCACACCGAGCGCAAGGCAGCCGGCGACATCATCATCTCTCGCGCCCGCCTGATGCAGAAAAACGGAACGGTGGGCGCTTTCCCGACAGGGTCAATCGGTGGGTTCGACCTCGAGCTCGTCGGCGAGCAGGCTCGATACGGCTATGGAGACAAGCCATCCGCGAAGCGTGACGTCGACGTTGAGCTGCGCGTACTCACCACAGGGTCGCCGGCCCGCATCAACATCACCTCCAAGTCGAACCCGCTCGGAACGATCGCTCAGATCGAAAACGTGATCCGGGAACTCGACGGCGATCTCAGCCGCGCGCATTTAGCTCTCCAACGTGAGGAGCGTCGCCTGCCAGCCTTCGAAGCGCGTGTGGATCAGCCTTTCACGGAAGCAGCCGAACTGACCGACAAGCTTGCGGAGCTTGCCGAGCTCGAGGCCGACCTGGCGCGTTCTGTTGAGGAGCCGGCGAACGACGACGAGGCTCCGGCGGACGACATGGATCAGGCGGCCCTCGCCGCCTGA